Proteins encoded in a region of the Onychostoma macrolepis isolate SWU-2019 chromosome 20, ASM1243209v1, whole genome shotgun sequence genome:
- the dse gene encoding dermatan-sulfate epimerase isoform X1: MRTYTRGAPTVFFISALWILVSPALAKADPSGGIPFLGGNYEGTHPMLYFGQAEVEELQRAAVGTHKALARQIREAGEAILERPEEYLPPWNPAEFSARWNEVYGNNLGLLSMFSLLYPHRAGALDVAKEYMERMAAQPNWMVKDAPWDEVPIAHSLVGFATAYDFLYEYLSKVQQERFLQVIGNASRYMYEKSYHRGWGFQYLHNHQPTNCVALLTGSLVVMNQGYLQEAYLWTKQALAIMEKSMVLLQDVTDGSLYEGVAYGTYTTRSLFQYMFLVQRHFDIGHFSHPWLHKHFAFLYRTVLPGFQRTVAIADSNYNWFYGPESQLVFLDRYVMRNGSGNWLAEVIRQNRVLEGPGQAGRGQRWCTLHTEFLWYDASLQPTPPPDYGASHLHYFEDWGVVTYGSALPTGRNHTFLSFKSGKLGGRAIFDMVHQNKYKDWIKGWRNFNAGHEHPDQNSFTFAPNGVPFITEALYGPKYTSLNNAVMFGPAVSESCFAPWEGQVTEACNSKWLKYKHGQAADCQGQVEAALERQGMVFIRGEGHGAYNPELKIKSFQRNLLLLHPQLLLMVDSIQLHLGSVTRSMSAFFHNTDMPFQETQVDGVHGALIRHGNETSKMFWLDDTGSSEKATVGYRSYPRGYPYNGSNYVNVTMPLRYPTSRVAYIFFGSGVDVQSFSVHGDSETLDIYLATGDHTYTVYLYTDAGPTKPMAMVLMDQKKVVFERTAGTNEQPLEEVEEYVNVVEDNLQHVKPVFQQLERHILSRVLNTDSFHKTAERLLKSSDKRKTPGTVEKMFSLSKKQGKGKAGKKASFSDSLPDIFAQIEAREKKERQRTMKRVYEEAPEEADGDSRAFIDYSDLRKGRKVGFVKGRKFKEVRVGATAESDSIFNATSYIRLFLILNIATFFVLLAVLLTRFQRAQSLHTQRCLYGILLIDSFILLCLYSSCSQTQC; this comes from the exons ATGAGAACTTACACCCGTGGGGCACCAACAGTGTTCTTTATAAGTGCACTGTGGATTCTAGTGTCCCCGGCTCTGGCTAAAGCGGACCCCAGCGGAGGCATTCCGTTCCTTGGAGGGAACTACGAGGGAACTCACCCCATGCTGTACTTTGGCCAGGCAGAGGTTGAGGAGCTGCAGCGGGCAGCGGTGGGGACGCACAAGGCTTTGGCCCGACAGATCCGGGAGGCCGGGGAGGCCATACTGGAGCGACCAGAGGAGTATCTTCCCCCTTGGAACCCTGCTGAGTTTAGTGCCCGCTGGAATGAAGTCTATGGGAACAACTTAGGCCTGTTGTCTATGTTCTCCCTGCTGTACCCACACCGCGCAGGTGCACTGGACGTAGCCAAGGAATACATGGAGCGCATGGCTGCGCAGCCCAACTG GATGGTGAAAGATGCTCCGTGGGATGAGGTTCCCATAGCTCACTCTCTGGTCGGCTTTGCTACAGCATATGACTTCCTGTACGAGTACCTCAGTAAAGTTCAGCAGGAGCGCTTCCTGCAGGTGATTGGGAATGCTTCACGATACATGTATGAGAAATCTTACCACCGCGGCTGGGGATTCCAGTACCTCCACAACCACCAACCCACTAACTGTGTCGCTCTTCTGACAGGCAGCCTCGTGGTCATGAACCAAG GATACCTCCAGGAAGCGTACCTCTGGACAAAACAGGCTCTTGCCATCATGGAAAAGTCCATGGTGCTTCTCCAAGATGTGACTGATGGGTCTCTGTACGAGGGTGTGGCATATGGGACTTACACCACTCGTTCACTCTTCCAGTACATGTTTTTGGTACAGAGGCACTTTGATATCGGCCACTTCAGTCACCCCTGGCTGCACAAACACTTTGCATTTCTCTACAGGACAGTGTTGCCTG GTTTTCAGAGAACGGTTGCAATCGCAGATTCCAACTATAACTGGTTCTATGGGCCAGAGAGTCAGTTGGTGTTTTTGGATCGGTATGTCATGAGAAATGGCAGCGGGAACTGGCTGGCTGAGGTAATCAGACAGAATCGAGTTCTGGAGGGCCCGGGACAGGCCGGCAGGGGTCAGCGCTGGTGCACGCTGCACACAGAGTTCCTCTG GTATGATGCCAGTCTGCAGCCCACCCCACCTCCTGATTATGGTGCATCACACCTCCATTATTTCGAAGACTGGGGAGTGGTGACCTACGGAAGTGCCCTGCCTACTGGGAGAAACCACACATTTCTGTCCTTCAAGTCGGGCAAGCTCGGGGGACGTGCTATTTTCGACATGGTTCACCAAAACAAATACAAAGACTGGATCAAAGGGTGGCGGAACTTTAACGCGGGCCACGAGCATCCGGACCAGAACTCCTTTACCTTTGCTCCGAATGGAGTCCCGTTTATCACAGAGGCATTGTACGGTCCCAAATACACCTCTCTCAACAATGCCGTCATGTTTGGGCCTGCCGTGTCGGAGAGCTGCTTTGCACCATGGGAAGGCCAAGTTACTGAGGCTTGTAACTCTAAATGGCTTAAGTACAAGCACGGTCAAGCGGCAGACTGCCAGGGGCAGGTGGAGGCGGCTCTGGAGCGGCAGGGCATGGTGTTTATTCGCGGGGAGGGTCACGGCGCTTACAACCCTGAGCTGAAGATCAAGAGCTTTCAAAGGAACTTACTGCTGCTTCATCCTCAGCTGTTGCTGATGGTCGACAGCATTCAGCTGCATTTAGGCAGCGTGACACGCAGCATGAGCGCCTTCTTTCACAACACAGACATGCCTTTTCAGGAAACCCAAGTCGACGGAGTTCACGGTGCTCTGATCAGACATGGAAACGAAACGTCCAAGATGTTCTGGTTGGATGATACGGGCAGCAGTGAAAAGGCAACAGTGGGATATAGGAGCTACCCCCGTGGATACCCCTATAATGGTTCGaattatgtaaatgtgactATGCCACTGAGGTACCCTACCAGCAGAGTGGCCTACATCTTCTTCGGCTCCGGAGTGGATGTTCAGAGTTTCAGTGTGCACGGAGACTCGGAAACACTGGACATCTACCTGGCCACCGGAGATCACACCTACACCGTCTATCTGTACACAGATGCGGGTCCCACCAAGCCTATGGCCATGGTGTTGATGGACCAAAAGAAAGTAGTGTTTGAAAGGACAGCAGGGACAAATGAGCAGCCCTTGGAGGAGGTAGAGGAATACGTTAATGTTGTGGAGGACAATCTGCAGCATGTCAAACCAGTCTTCCAGCAGCTGGAGAGGCACATCCTTTCACGGGTTCTTAACACggacagtttccacaaaactgCAGAGCGCCTCCTGAAGTCCTCAGACAAGAGGAAGACCCCAGGGACTGTGGAGAAGATGTTTTCCCTTTCGAAGAAGCAAGGTAAGGGGAAGGCAGGCAAGAAGGCGAGCTTTTCCGACAGCCTCCCAGACATCTTTGCTCAGATCGAGGCGAGGGAGAAGAAGGAGAGGCAGAGGACGATGAAGCGCGTCTACGAGGAGGCTCCGGAGGAGGCAGACGGCGACTCGAGGGCATTCATCGACTACAGCGATTTACGAAAGGGCAGGAAAGTGGGCTTTGTCAAGGGGCGGAAATTCAAAGAAGTACGTGTGGGGGCAACGGCAGAAAGTGACAGTATTTTTAACGCCACCTCGTACATTCGCCTTTTCCTGATTTTAAATATAGCCACTTTCTTCGTCCTGCTGGCAGTGCTGTTGACGCGCTTCCAGAGGGCACAGAGTTTGCATACGCAGCGTTGCCTTTACGGCATCCTCCTCATAGACAGCTTCATCCTGCTCTGTCTGTACTCCTCCTGCTCTCAGACGCAGTGCTGA
- the dse gene encoding dermatan-sulfate epimerase isoform X2 encodes MRTYTRGAPTVFFISALWILVSPALAKADPSGGIPFLGGNYEGTHPMLYFGQAEVEELQRAAVGTHKALARQIREAGEAILERPEEYLPPWNPAEFSARWNEVYGNNLGLLSMFSLLYPHRAGALDVAKEYMERMAAQPNWMVKDAPWDEVPIAHSLVGFATAYDFLYEYLSKVQQERFLQVIGNASRYMYEKSYHRGWGFQYLHNHQPTNCVALLTGSLVVMNQERRSSVCACVCVTTDPLVSSSRTLWEKNTVIIPHQLLSHTLQDHLLTSLSTIHTAVLHLFNKRHFCFTTYLRVRA; translated from the exons ATGAGAACTTACACCCGTGGGGCACCAACAGTGTTCTTTATAAGTGCACTGTGGATTCTAGTGTCCCCGGCTCTGGCTAAAGCGGACCCCAGCGGAGGCATTCCGTTCCTTGGAGGGAACTACGAGGGAACTCACCCCATGCTGTACTTTGGCCAGGCAGAGGTTGAGGAGCTGCAGCGGGCAGCGGTGGGGACGCACAAGGCTTTGGCCCGACAGATCCGGGAGGCCGGGGAGGCCATACTGGAGCGACCAGAGGAGTATCTTCCCCCTTGGAACCCTGCTGAGTTTAGTGCCCGCTGGAATGAAGTCTATGGGAACAACTTAGGCCTGTTGTCTATGTTCTCCCTGCTGTACCCACACCGCGCAGGTGCACTGGACGTAGCCAAGGAATACATGGAGCGCATGGCTGCGCAGCCCAACTG GATGGTGAAAGATGCTCCGTGGGATGAGGTTCCCATAGCTCACTCTCTGGTCGGCTTTGCTACAGCATATGACTTCCTGTACGAGTACCTCAGTAAAGTTCAGCAGGAGCGCTTCCTGCAGGTGATTGGGAATGCTTCACGATACATGTATGAGAAATCTTACCACCGCGGCTGGGGATTCCAGTACCTCCACAACCACCAACCCACTAACTGTGTCGCTCTTCTGACAGGCAGCCTCGTGGTCATGAACCAAG AGCGCCGATcgtctgtgtgtgcgtgtgtgtgtgttacgaCGGATCCCCTCGTCTCGTCATCCCGAACGTTGTGGGAAAAGAACACTGTCATCATTCCTCATCAATTACTGAGTCACACACTTCAAGATCATCTACTTACCTCTTTATCAACTATTCACACTGCAGTGCTTCACCTGTTCAATAAACGTCATTTCTGTTTCACCACTTACCTCCGTGTCCGAGCCTGA
- the dse gene encoding dermatan-sulfate epimerase isoform X3, with the protein MRTYTRGAPTVFFISALWILVSPALAKADPSGGIPFLGGNYEGTHPMLYFGQAEVEELQRAAVGTHKALARQIREAGEAILERPEEYLPPWNPAEFSARWNEVYGNNLGLLSMFSLLYPHRAGALDVAKEYMERMAAQPNWMVKDAPWDEVPIAHSLVGFATAYDFLYEYLSKVQQERFLQVIGNASRYMYEKSYHRGWGFQYLHNHQPTNCVALLTGSLVVMNQVRPYTPPITAFHLTRVLTTHACT; encoded by the exons ATGAGAACTTACACCCGTGGGGCACCAACAGTGTTCTTTATAAGTGCACTGTGGATTCTAGTGTCCCCGGCTCTGGCTAAAGCGGACCCCAGCGGAGGCATTCCGTTCCTTGGAGGGAACTACGAGGGAACTCACCCCATGCTGTACTTTGGCCAGGCAGAGGTTGAGGAGCTGCAGCGGGCAGCGGTGGGGACGCACAAGGCTTTGGCCCGACAGATCCGGGAGGCCGGGGAGGCCATACTGGAGCGACCAGAGGAGTATCTTCCCCCTTGGAACCCTGCTGAGTTTAGTGCCCGCTGGAATGAAGTCTATGGGAACAACTTAGGCCTGTTGTCTATGTTCTCCCTGCTGTACCCACACCGCGCAGGTGCACTGGACGTAGCCAAGGAATACATGGAGCGCATGGCTGCGCAGCCCAACTG GATGGTGAAAGATGCTCCGTGGGATGAGGTTCCCATAGCTCACTCTCTGGTCGGCTTTGCTACAGCATATGACTTCCTGTACGAGTACCTCAGTAAAGTTCAGCAGGAGCGCTTCCTGCAGGTGATTGGGAATGCTTCACGATACATGTATGAGAAATCTTACCACCGCGGCTGGGGATTCCAGTACCTCCACAACCACCAACCCACTAACTGTGTCGCTCTTCTGACAGGCAGCCTCGTGGTCATGAACCAAG tcaggccTTACAccccaccaatcacagcgttccaCCTCACCAGAGTACTAACCACGCACGCCTGCACCTGA